Proteins from a single region of Candidatus Zixiibacteriota bacterium:
- the trkA gene encoding Trk system potassium transporter TrkA gives MRIVIVGGGVVGSSLAEHLLKEKHQLSVIELNADLCESIAQKLDVQIIQGSGSSPEMLRRAGIDEADMVLAVTPIDEVNMVVCALASQYEVKRRIARLRSPEFISAQSIVDLGRLGITSVIHPEQVIVDQVMQYVETPHAIDAANFEEGRILLRGYRLRDNMKLAGKTPMEVRQEISPSVVLFAAISRGGKGMIPTGNTRFEPGDIVYTLFPRESLDVFLDLVGIERKKNRKILVSGDSFAFEQMGWALSRAEHHSTLITPNYSLAETIAGRYDKISVIHGDCTNADLLRELNVNSASFFISVSDSSDYNILSTLLAKAEGAHEVVATSTETRHDRLFNSIGIDHVINPRLTAARAILDIIARGHIGAVVELSNIDIEAARYIVEPESEIAGQKVKRIARQFKAGAIIGIIVRDERIVLPDGETEIQTGDHIIVITHHRHLPTFAKLFKPRGLFG, from the coding sequence ATGCGTATTGTTATAGTCGGCGGCGGCGTGGTCGGCTCGTCGCTGGCCGAGCACCTGCTGAAAGAGAAACATCAGCTGTCGGTAATCGAATTGAACGCCGACTTGTGCGAGTCAATCGCACAGAAGCTCGATGTGCAGATTATCCAGGGCTCGGGTTCCTCGCCCGAGATGCTTCGTCGGGCCGGCATCGACGAGGCCGATATGGTCCTGGCGGTAACGCCGATCGACGAAGTCAACATGGTTGTCTGTGCCCTGGCGTCGCAATACGAAGTGAAACGCCGCATCGCACGGCTTCGCTCTCCTGAGTTCATCAGTGCGCAATCAATAGTCGATCTCGGCCGGCTGGGCATTACTTCGGTGATCCATCCCGAACAGGTAATCGTCGATCAAGTCATGCAGTATGTCGAGACGCCCCATGCGATCGACGCGGCGAACTTCGAGGAGGGACGAATCCTGCTGCGCGGATACCGGCTCCGCGACAATATGAAGCTGGCGGGGAAGACTCCGATGGAGGTCAGGCAGGAAATCAGCCCGTCAGTGGTCCTCTTTGCCGCCATCAGCCGCGGCGGCAAGGGAATGATTCCGACCGGTAACACACGCTTCGAACCGGGAGACATCGTCTACACGCTGTTCCCTCGTGAGTCGCTCGACGTCTTTCTGGACCTGGTAGGGATCGAGCGAAAGAAGAACCGCAAGATTCTGGTGAGCGGGGATTCATTTGCATTCGAGCAAATGGGATGGGCGTTGAGCCGGGCGGAACACCACTCTACGCTGATAACCCCGAATTACAGCCTTGCCGAGACCATAGCCGGTCGGTACGACAAGATCAGCGTTATCCACGGGGATTGCACCAACGCCGATCTGCTGCGCGAACTTAACGTCAACTCGGCGTCCTTTTTCATATCCGTGTCCGACTCCTCGGACTACAATATCCTCTCGACATTGCTCGCCAAGGCGGAGGGGGCGCACGAGGTCGTGGCGACTTCGACCGAGACGAGGCACGACCGCCTGTTCAATTCGATCGGAATCGACCATGTCATCAATCCTCGTCTGACCGCAGCCCGGGCGATCCTCGATATCATCGCGCGTGGGCACATCGGGGCGGTAGTCGAGCTATCGAATATCGATATCGAGGCTGCGCGATATATCGTCGAACCGGAGAGCGAAATTGCCGGTCAGAAAGTCAAGCGCATCGCTCGGCAGTTCAAAGCGGGGGCGATCATCGGGATAATCGTCCGCGACGAGCGCATTGTTCTGCCCGACGGTGAGACGGAGATCCAGACGGGCGACCACATCATCGTTATCACGCACCACCGTCACCTGCCGACCTTCGCCAAATTGTTCAAGCCGCGCGGTTTGTTCGGGTAG
- a CDS encoding adenylosuccinate synthetase, whose protein sequence is MVEKVVLLSGPIASGKTSLRQSLKERFDVFPVITGEGIRQRFPKANRVREEYQKLGDRLDRRKGVNWVLADLEKVERNAPDGCIIVVDSVRIQRQIDEIRNAYGRRVIHIHLSAPKEVLASRYQTRASARYREVRHYDQLQANKTERNISKLAQNADVVIDTNMCSPADVFVRAAAHIGFYGRNFQRSVDVLVGGQYGSEGKGHIAHYLAPEYQLLIRVGGPNAGHTVYSPRYTFHSLPSGTGCSPSSRLLIGPGAVVFVPTLLREIADCHVDKNRLSIDPQVMLITNQDIRKESVLRDTIASTASGAGAAQARRIMGRSKSVKLAKDEKALRPFIKESCAVLDDAYARGDSIFLEGTQGTGLSLFHGQYPHVTSRDTTVTGCLAESGISSSRVRKVVMVCRSYPIRVQDPAADGLTSGPMSREVTWATVAERSGIPEDELKKAEVTSTTGRQRRVAEFDWYLLRKAASLNAPTDIALTFVDYLAGTNKRARRFEQLKSDTIRFIEEIERVACAPVTLISTRFHERSIIDRRAW, encoded by the coding sequence ATGGTAGAGAAAGTGGTGCTGCTTTCGGGTCCTATCGCTTCAGGCAAAACCAGTCTAAGGCAGTCACTCAAGGAACGTTTTGACGTGTTTCCCGTGATCACGGGCGAAGGAATCCGGCAGCGATTTCCTAAGGCTAATCGCGTCCGTGAGGAGTATCAGAAGCTAGGAGATAGGCTCGACCGACGTAAGGGCGTAAATTGGGTGCTCGCCGATTTGGAGAAGGTTGAGAGAAATGCGCCGGACGGCTGCATTATCGTTGTGGATTCTGTGAGAATCCAGCGACAAATAGACGAGATTCGAAACGCCTACGGCAGGCGCGTTATACATATCCACCTTTCAGCCCCCAAAGAAGTCCTCGCTTCGAGGTATCAAACTCGGGCTTCCGCGCGTTATCGGGAAGTGCGGCACTACGACCAGCTACAAGCCAACAAGACAGAGCGAAACATAAGCAAGCTTGCCCAGAATGCAGACGTCGTGATTGACACGAACATGTGTAGTCCGGCCGATGTGTTCGTACGGGCCGCAGCCCACATTGGTTTCTACGGTCGAAATTTCCAACGTTCAGTAGACGTGCTCGTCGGCGGACAATATGGGAGTGAGGGCAAGGGACACATTGCACACTACCTAGCTCCCGAGTATCAGCTCCTAATACGCGTCGGTGGACCAAACGCGGGGCATACTGTGTACAGCCCGAGATATACGTTTCACTCGCTCCCGTCCGGTACCGGATGTTCACCATCTTCTCGTTTGTTGATCGGTCCGGGAGCAGTGGTTTTTGTTCCAACGTTGCTCAGGGAGATTGCTGATTGCCACGTCGACAAGAACCGACTGTCGATTGATCCACAGGTGATGTTGATTACGAACCAAGACATACGCAAGGAGTCGGTCCTGCGTGATACCATAGCCAGCACAGCTTCGGGAGCAGGCGCTGCTCAGGCTAGGAGAATCATGGGCCGATCCAAGAGTGTCAAATTGGCCAAAGACGAGAAGGCTCTGAGACCTTTCATCAAAGAGAGCTGCGCGGTTCTGGACGACGCCTACGCGAGGGGGGATAGTATTTTTCTTGAAGGCACCCAGGGGACAGGGTTGAGCCTATTTCACGGGCAATACCCTCATGTGACATCTCGCGATACTACAGTGACGGGCTGTCTGGCTGAATCAGGTATCTCTTCCAGTCGCGTGAGAAAGGTCGTCATGGTTTGTCGCAGCTACCCAATTCGTGTTCAGGACCCGGCTGCGGATGGCCTGACCTCGGGACCGATGAGCCGCGAAGTTACCTGGGCAACTGTCGCCGAAAGAAGCGGTATTCCTGAAGACGAACTGAAAAAAGCAGAAGTCACCTCAACTACTGGGAGGCAGAGGCGCGTTGCTGAGTTTGACTGGTATCTCTTGCGCAAAGCAGCATCGCTGAACGCGCCTACGGACATTGCCCTCACCTTTGTCGATTATTTGGCCGGTACGAACAAAAGGGCAAGGCGATTCGAACAGCTAAAATCTGATACCATCCGATTCATAGAGGAGATTGAGCGTGTCGCCTGTGCGCCAGTTACACTAATATCCACCAGATTCCACGAGAGGAGTATCATAGACAGACGTGCGTGGTAA
- a CDS encoding carboxypeptidase M32, with the protein MTAQDAYRNLINHFKENTTLASVNSVLEWDQDTYMPGAGVDHRSEQMSLIGRMVHERDTDPRINDWLSACESSELVKNPLSVEAVNVREWRRMYDLETKLPSELVEEIIRTTTKARQVWMEARKKSDFAMFAPWLEKNVELNLRKADALGYDGERYDALLDGFEPHAKTAEVVKVFEGLRKDLVPLVAKLKDAPRRPDIGVIKRPYDVKKQAIFAEMVSQRIGYDFNSGRLDITTHPFCAGLGPSDTRICTRWYPDDLAEGLTGTTHETGHALYDMGLDRDHYGTPMGDSVSSGIHESQSRMWENQVGRSRGFWEYFFPIAKGVFHDEMSDVSLDDMYAAMNYVTPSYIRVEADEATYNLHIMLRFELEVALVHGELKAKDVAGEWNKRFKDYLGIEVDRDSNGCLQDVHWSAGYMGYFPTYALGNLYAAQFYAAANKAMPGLQDDFARGDFSGLLEWLRKNIHRQGRRYRATELVKEVTGQPLSHRPLIDYLYAKYEPIYGITR; encoded by the coding sequence ATGACCGCCCAAGACGCGTACAGAAACCTGATCAACCACTTCAAAGAAAACACCACCCTCGCCTCCGTCAACTCGGTCCTCGAATGGGATCAGGATACCTACATGCCAGGCGCCGGCGTCGACCATCGCTCGGAACAGATGTCGCTGATCGGTCGCATGGTCCACGAACGCGACACCGACCCGCGCATCAACGACTGGCTCTCGGCCTGCGAAAGCTCCGAGCTCGTCAAAAACCCGCTCTCGGTCGAGGCGGTCAACGTCCGCGAATGGCGGCGCATGTACGACCTCGAAACCAAACTGCCCTCCGAACTGGTCGAGGAAATCATCCGCACCACCACCAAAGCGCGGCAGGTGTGGATGGAGGCCCGCAAGAAATCCGACTTCGCCATGTTCGCTCCCTGGCTCGAGAAAAACGTCGAGTTGAACCTTCGCAAAGCCGACGCCCTCGGCTACGATGGCGAGCGCTACGACGCCCTCCTCGACGGCTTCGAGCCGCACGCCAAAACCGCCGAAGTTGTGAAAGTATTCGAAGGCCTCCGCAAGGACCTCGTCCCGCTAGTCGCGAAACTCAAGGATGCCCCGCGCCGCCCCGATATCGGCGTCATCAAGCGCCCGTACGACGTCAAAAAGCAGGCCATCTTCGCCGAGATGGTCTCGCAGCGAATCGGCTATGACTTCAACTCGGGTCGGCTCGATATCACGACCCACCCGTTCTGCGCCGGACTCGGCCCCAGCGATACCCGCATCTGCACCCGCTGGTATCCCGACGATCTCGCCGAAGGACTCACCGGCACGACGCACGAAACCGGCCACGCCCTCTACGACATGGGCCTCGACCGCGACCACTACGGTACGCCGATGGGAGACTCGGTCTCATCGGGGATTCACGAATCGCAGTCGCGGATGTGGGAAAACCAGGTCGGCCGCTCCCGGGGTTTCTGGGAATATTTCTTCCCGATCGCGAAAGGCGTCTTCCACGACGAAATGAGCGACGTCTCGCTCGATGACATGTATGCTGCCATGAACTACGTGACCCCGTCGTATATTCGCGTCGAAGCCGACGAAGCCACGTACAACCTGCACATCATGCTTCGGTTTGAACTCGAGGTCGCTCTGGTGCACGGCGAGTTGAAAGCGAAAGACGTCGCGGGTGAGTGGAACAAGCGGTTCAAAGACTACCTCGGTATCGAGGTCGACAGGGACTCCAACGGCTGCCTGCAGGATGTGCACTGGTCGGCCGGCTACATGGGCTATTTCCCGACCTATGCGCTGGGCAACCTCTACGCCGCGCAGTTCTACGCTGCGGCGAACAAGGCGATGCCCGGCCTGCAGGATGACTTCGCCCGTGGAGACTTCTCCGGGCTGCTGGAGTGGCTTCGGAAAAACATCCACCGGCAGGGACGCCGCTACCGCGCGACCGAACTGGTGAAGGAAGTGACCGGGCAGCCGCTGTCGCACCGGCCGCTGATCGACTACCTCTACGCGAAGTACGAACCGATCTACGGCATCACGCGGTGA
- a CDS encoding carboxypeptidase M32: MTPQTAYDELLRKCKEISTLASTVSVLHWDQETYMPKNGVAHRSEQIGLIARMCHEQFVNPRIGELIATAESSDLVKDPESEAAANLRELRHEYDKQTKLPNDLVEALAKTTAQATPVWAEARKKSDFAMFVPWLEKVLDLILKKAEAFGYEGEPYNALLDGYEPGATVAQVESAFAGLRKELVPLVGAIKSAKKKPDESIVHRAYDVDKQRIFGESVAAAMGYDFQAGRLDITTHPFCTGIGPGDTRILTRYNPNRLNDALFGTMHEAGHALYEMGLEKQKHFGTPMGESCSLGIHESQSRMWENQVGRSKAFWEYFLPQAKRIFRDSLADVSLDDFYGAVNFVKPSYIRVEADEATYNLHIMLRFELERAMTKREIRPKDMNGEWNKRFKEYLGIEVDKDANGCLQDVHWSSGLIGYFPTYALGNLYSAQFFAKAKADMPGLEDDFRRGDFSRLLGWLRKNIHRHGQRYRANVLCEKVTGKPLSHEPLMSYMKAKYGEIYGL; encoded by the coding sequence ATGACACCACAGACTGCATACGACGAGCTTCTCAGGAAATGCAAAGAGATATCGACACTGGCGTCGACCGTGTCGGTTCTACACTGGGATCAGGAAACCTACATGCCGAAAAACGGCGTGGCGCACCGCTCCGAACAAATCGGTTTGATAGCGCGCATGTGCCACGAACAGTTTGTTAATCCCAGAATTGGCGAGTTGATCGCAACCGCCGAAAGCTCCGACCTCGTCAAAGACCCCGAGTCGGAAGCGGCCGCGAACCTCCGCGAGCTTCGCCACGAGTACGATAAACAGACCAAACTGCCCAATGACCTGGTGGAGGCGCTGGCCAAAACCACGGCGCAGGCCACTCCGGTGTGGGCCGAAGCCCGGAAGAAATCCGACTTTGCCATGTTCGTCCCCTGGCTCGAAAAGGTCCTCGATCTGATTCTGAAGAAGGCCGAGGCATTCGGGTATGAGGGAGAGCCGTACAACGCGTTGCTCGACGGATACGAGCCGGGTGCCACCGTCGCACAGGTGGAGTCGGCTTTTGCCGGGCTCCGCAAGGAGCTCGTACCGCTGGTGGGGGCGATCAAATCGGCGAAGAAGAAACCCGACGAATCGATCGTCCACCGGGCCTACGATGTCGACAAACAAAGAATCTTCGGAGAGTCCGTGGCTGCCGCCATGGGGTACGACTTCCAGGCCGGTCGCCTGGATATCACCACGCACCCGTTTTGTACCGGGATCGGCCCCGGCGACACCCGTATCCTGACCCGCTACAATCCCAACCGCCTGAACGACGCCCTGTTCGGCACCATGCATGAGGCCGGCCACGCCCTCTACGAGATGGGCCTCGAAAAGCAGAAGCACTTCGGTACCCCGATGGGCGAGTCCTGCTCGCTGGGTATACACGAGTCGCAATCGCGGATGTGGGAGAACCAGGTGGGACGCTCGAAAGCCTTCTGGGAGTACTTCCTGCCGCAGGCCAAACGGATCTTCAGGGATTCGCTGGCCGACGTTTCGCTCGACGATTTCTACGGGGCCGTGAACTTCGTGAAACCGTCGTACATACGCGTTGAGGCCGACGAAGCCACCTACAACCTGCACATCATGCTGCGGTTCGAACTGGAACGCGCCATGACGAAACGCGAGATCAGGCCAAAAGACATGAACGGGGAGTGGAACAAGCGGTTCAAGGAATACCTCGGTATCGAGGTCGACAAGGACGCCAACGGCTGCCTGCAGGACGTGCACTGGTCATCGGGACTGATCGGGTACTTCCCGACCTACGCCCTCGGCAATCTGTATTCCGCCCAGTTCTTCGCGAAGGCGAAAGCCGATATGCCGGGTCTCGAAGATGACTTCCGGCGGGGAGATTTCAGCAGACTGCTCGGCTGGTTGCGCAAAAACATTCACCGGCACGGCCAGCGATACCGGGCCAACGTGCTGTGCGAAAAAGTCACCGGCAAACCGCTCTCGCATGAGCCCCTCATGTCGTACATGAAAGCCAAGTACGGCGAGATTTACGGGCTCTGA
- the thyX gene encoding FAD-dependent thymidylate synthase — MAHVSVPEADAILDKQFDVLDHGFVRLIDYMGSDESIVQAARVSYGKGTKKVSEDRGLIRYLMRHHHTTPFEMVELKFHVKLPIFVARQWIRHRTANVNEYSGRYSVMKEEFYLPPPDALQYQSTVNKQGREEEKELPDAVKDAFREHAESTQKALYERYVQFVDEGLARELARINLPLSLYTEWYWKIDLHNLFHFLRLRLDPHAQKEIRAYAAVMAEITRAVCPMAYEAFEDYALNALYFSGPELRVIGHLLEKFSDTAETLVEKGLSKREAREFLSKLAAIRKLES, encoded by the coding sequence ATGGCGCATGTGTCTGTCCCCGAAGCGGATGCCATTCTCGATAAGCAGTTCGACGTCCTCGATCACGGGTTCGTGCGACTGATCGATTACATGGGTTCCGATGAGTCGATCGTCCAGGCCGCACGCGTCTCCTACGGCAAAGGCACCAAGAAGGTCTCCGAGGACCGGGGATTGATCCGCTATCTCATGCGCCACCACCACACCACGCCGTTCGAGATGGTGGAGTTGAAATTTCATGTCAAGCTGCCGATTTTTGTCGCCCGGCAGTGGATCCGTCACCGCACGGCCAACGTCAACGAGTACTCCGGCCGCTATTCCGTCATGAAAGAAGAATTCTACCTTCCGCCGCCCGACGCGCTCCAATACCAGTCCACGGTGAACAAGCAGGGACGCGAGGAGGAGAAAGAACTGCCCGATGCGGTCAAGGATGCGTTCCGGGAGCATGCGGAGTCCACGCAGAAGGCTCTGTATGAGCGGTACGTTCAGTTCGTGGACGAGGGTCTCGCACGGGAGCTGGCGCGGATCAATCTTCCCCTCTCGCTGTACACCGAGTGGTACTGGAAGATCGATCTGCATAACCTCTTTCATTTCCTTCGGTTACGGCTCGATCCACACGCCCAGAAGGAGATCAGGGCGTATGCGGCGGTGATGGCCGAGATCACGCGTGCGGTGTGTCCGATGGCGTATGAGGCGTTTGAGGACTATGCGCTGAACGCCCTGTACTTCTCCGGCCCGGAGCTCAGAGTGATCGGTCACCTGCTGGAAAAATTTTCCGACACGGCAGAGACGCTGGTGGAAAAGGGTCTTTCGAAGCGCGAGGCCCGGGAGTTTTTGTCTAAGTTGGCGGCGATCAGGAAATTAGAATCCTGA
- a CDS encoding TrkH family potassium uptake protein: MHKTAIAFSVGKLMQIMGLALLAPLAIGVYDNRAGGWFAAAGHPDVYGFVLAVVLLVGLGSIAVRLFRGGRSLQGIKEGLAIVCIGWVILTLFSCLPMFIWLKFGGGTPSYTWFAAFTDAYFEIMSGFTTTGATILADIEAAPRSILFLRALTQWLGGMGIITLAIVVFPGLGVTAYQMFKSEVPGPSKDKLSPRLSQTTTILWSVYGLLTGILTAALWLGGMSLFEAVCHAFATLATGGFSTQNSSIAAYDSDFIRWVIIVFMWLGGVNFLLHYRALRGKLGPVFRDPEFKFYNGVIIAAVIVGTALLYLKGLAPLDDAMRSWRHSQPSEASFAAHYAQQADYVTSLYRCFRMAAFQTVSIVTTTGFVTADFDLWPDFLRFSLLLLMFFGGCAGSTAGGMKMVRIMIAAKASYNAIRKRTQPRLVMPVKVGKQVVDEAQVNSVLAFFALFTSLFVLTALLMTLFVPDFVTAISVSIATIGNVGPGLAGIGVIEHYGWIPVPGKWILVASMLLGRLEIFTVLVCLRPSVWRK; this comes from the coding sequence ATGCATAAAACCGCGATAGCGTTTTCAGTCGGCAAGCTCATGCAAATCATGGGGCTGGCGCTGCTGGCGCCGCTGGCGATCGGTGTGTACGATAATCGGGCCGGCGGCTGGTTCGCCGCAGCGGGCCACCCCGACGTATACGGGTTCGTTCTCGCGGTAGTGCTGCTGGTTGGTCTCGGCTCGATTGCCGTCCGTCTGTTCCGGGGAGGACGCAGTCTGCAGGGGATCAAGGAGGGCCTGGCGATCGTCTGTATCGGCTGGGTTATCCTGACACTTTTCAGTTGCCTCCCGATGTTCATCTGGCTGAAATTCGGCGGGGGCACGCCGTCGTATACCTGGTTTGCCGCCTTTACAGACGCTTATTTCGAGATAATGTCCGGATTCACTACCACCGGGGCGACCATACTGGCGGATATCGAAGCTGCCCCCCGCAGTATTCTCTTTCTAAGGGCACTCACGCAATGGCTCGGCGGCATGGGGATAATCACCCTGGCTATCGTGGTCTTCCCGGGTCTGGGTGTGACGGCTTACCAGATGTTCAAAAGCGAAGTTCCCGGTCCCAGCAAGGATAAGTTGTCGCCTCGTCTCTCGCAAACGACCACGATCCTCTGGAGTGTTTACGGCCTGTTGACCGGTATTCTGACAGCGGCGCTCTGGCTGGGAGGGATGTCGCTGTTCGAGGCCGTTTGCCACGCGTTTGCGACGCTTGCTACCGGCGGTTTTTCCACCCAGAATTCATCTATCGCCGCCTACGATTCCGATTTTATACGGTGGGTGATCATTGTCTTCATGTGGCTTGGGGGCGTCAATTTCCTTCTGCATTATCGAGCGCTCCGGGGCAAGCTTGGCCCGGTGTTCCGCGACCCGGAGTTCAAGTTCTACAACGGGGTGATTATCGCGGCCGTCATCGTGGGCACGGCGCTGTTGTACCTGAAGGGGCTCGCGCCGCTTGATGACGCCATGCGATCGTGGCGGCACAGCCAGCCGTCGGAAGCTTCCTTTGCGGCCCATTATGCCCAGCAAGCCGACTATGTCACGTCTCTGTATCGCTGTTTTCGCATGGCGGCATTCCAAACGGTTTCGATCGTGACGACGACCGGTTTCGTCACCGCTGACTTCGACCTGTGGCCCGACTTTCTCCGCTTCTCGCTTCTCTTGCTCATGTTTTTCGGGGGCTGCGCGGGATCGACCGCAGGCGGCATGAAAATGGTACGAATCATGATTGCCGCCAAGGCGAGTTACAATGCCATCCGGAAACGGACTCAGCCGCGACTGGTGATGCCGGTGAAGGTCGGCAAGCAGGTGGTGGACGAGGCTCAGGTCAACAGCGTCCTTGCCTTTTTTGCGCTTTTTACCAGCCTCTTCGTGCTGACTGCCCTTCTCATGACGCTTTTCGTTCCTGATTTTGTCACAGCCATTTCCGTATCAATCGCGACGATCGGAAATGTCGGACCGGGTCTCGCCGGGATCGGGGTCATCGAGCATTACGGCTGGATTCCGGTACCGGGGAAGTGGATCCTGGTCGCATCCATGCTCCTCGGAAGGCTTGAGATCTTCACTGTTCTGGTGTGTCTGCGCCCGTCTGTCTGGCGGAAGTAG